The sequence ATATGGCATATGCAATTGTTCGCTTCAGAAAAGCTGGTTAAGCTTTTTGCCTTTTCTGTTGACTAGCGTGACTTTAAAACACATTTGAGTGCTGTGCGTGAGATCATGCAGAAAAAGATGAAGATGGTGTAAAGATATCAGGTCCTGTTCACCCACTGTGAGTTAGCAGGTGTAGAGGATGTTATGTTTCTGAGGCATAATGAAAAGTAACCAAACAGTTCTCTAATTTTAGTTGTGCAAAGTATAAAACGAACTCATTTCAGATCTGTCAGTTGGGTTACGTGATTAGGAAGGGAGGGGGAAAAGTGTGAAAAGAGTTAATGCTTCTTGTGCGTCACTGTGGTTTACCCTTAAAAGCTTCTGCAAAACAGACGTTTACCAGACTGCCGCAAAACATTGTGAAAGTGATCACAGAGATCGAGAGGACGACAGACAGCAGCTCATCTGCATTACCGACACATTTTTTTCTCGAACAAAGAAGAGTAAGTAGTAACTTTACCTCAACATATGTTTAAATTCCTTCACAATTACAAATGTTTAGAGCATACAATGAAACAAACTGctaatatttactttatataaacAGCAAATTCAAATTTTGGAAAAATTATGTGTTTGTGACATGAATATTtgtaagaaaatatatttaatgtacTTCAGTGTGATGAAaatgaagtatttatgtgtatttgtattttttttatttaagaactGAGAGGATCCATGATGAATGCAACTGAGCTTATAACCTCACTCACTCCTCAGACATCAGATTATGTAAGTGATCTCTAAATATTCATACTAAGTTAATTCTGAatgctctctctctgtgtttttaCTCATGTTATATGTGCAGTATCATGTTTAACAAGATTAAAGCTAAGTAATCCTTTTTTAGGAGGAATATGGTGACTTCTCCACAACGAGTGATTATGGTGATAATTATGATGGGTTCTGTCCCAAATCAAAGGTTCGAGAGTTTCGAAGGTACTACGAGCCTGCGCTCTATTGGATGATTGTGATTCTGGGAGCCATTGGCAACTCTCTGGTGGTCTGGATATACGCAAACTTCAAAAACCGTCTGAAGGCCATGACGGATGTTTATCTCCTGAATCTGGCGGTAGCAGACCTGTTCTTTCTTTGCACTCTTCCCTTCTGGGCTGCTGATTCCATCTACGGCTGGGCCTTTGGTTCGGGGCTCTGCAAAGCTGTTTCTGCTATCTACAAAATCAACTTCTTCAGCAGCATGTTTCTGCTCACCTGCATTAGCGTTGACCGCTATATAGTGATTGTCCAGACTACTAAGGCGCAGAACTCCAAGAGAAGTCGTCTCCTGTACAGTAAGCTCATCTGTGTGTTAGTCTGGCTGCTGGCAGCCCTGATGTCCATTCCAGAGTGTCTATTCGCTCGATCAAAAGAAGACGATGAGAGCAATACCTTTTGCACCATGGTCTACTGGAACAATGAAAACAATCGTACTAAAATACTGGTCCTCGCTCTCCAGATCTGTATGGGCTTCTGCATTCCTCTAGTAGTGATGATCTTTTGCTATACAAACATCATCCGCACCTTGCTCAAGACGAGAAACTTCCAGAAGCACAAGGCACTTCGGGTTATTCTGGCAGTTGTGGCTGTGTTTGTCCTTTCTCAGCTTCCGTACAATGGCATGTTGGTGTTTCAAGCCACTCAGGCAGCCAATATGACCGTCACAAACTGCACAGAGGCCATACGCTTTGACATCGCTGGCCAAGTTATGAAGAGTATCGCTTACATGCACAGTTGCCTAAACCCGTTTCTTTATGCTTTTGTGGGAGTGCGTTTCCGAAAAGATGTTATGCGAATTTTCCAAAATCTAGGCTGCCTTTCAAACCTCAAGAAATCCAAGCTGCAGGGAATCCCTCACCGCTCCTCTGTTATGTCGGACACAGACACCACCAATGCACTCTCTTTGTAAACAGTGTGAAAACACAGACTAGCTATGCTAAAGCTTCTGCTTGGCTGCAGGTGTTTTGAAGTTTCAAAACAAAAATTTGAGGTTCAATAGGAGAACTTTGTATGCTTGAATACTCACCGACAAGTGGTGAAGTAACCTGCTGACCACAATGAAATGGCTGCAATGTTTAATATTGCATAATAAGAGTTATCTCTGTTTGACTGAGCCATTGATATGAATGTCAAATGCTGATCAAATCATGTGTACTGTACGAACAGTATGAACAGTGTTGTGGCAGGGAGAGGGTGTGGTTACTAATTTTACAACTTATCTGTAAAAATATTATCCATCTTTTGTTCAGCattaatattttcagtttatCTAAATGTTGTGTcgcacacactcattcatcaTGTACAGCACTGAATATTGTcgttttattatgtgtttttacaatgttattttCATACTATTGCTGCAAATGTTTAACTGTGAGTGTTGTATTTGTGTTTAAAGCCAGCTTTATACATTCAGGGTTTTTTGTATATAATTTGTTTTCACATCATTCCAAATACATAATGTCTATAAATATTTGCTGCTCATTTTTTACAATTTCTAacagtatattaaaaataaaatctgaataaaacttCAGTTTCTCTCTTATTTCCTTTCTCTCATTAAAACATATCCATTATTTCCATCACTCGTTGATATTTAAAAGGTAGAAAGACAGTACCACCAACAATACATCTTCGTCCTTAtttatacactcttgcattcacacactttggccaatttcattcatttcaatCCCTTtctttatcaagggttgccacagcggaatgaaccaccaacttatccagcatatgtgttacacagcggatgcccttccagctgcaacccagaactcggaaacatccatacacactcattcacacacatacacaattttatgtccaatttatgtctttggactgtggaaacccAGAAAACCCAtccaaacacagggagaacatgcaaactccacacagaaaagccaactgacccatctgggactcaaaccagtgaccttcttgctgtgaggtgaaagtgctaacaactaagccaccgtgtcacctcttCGTCCTTATTTACCcctaaatttacattttacatttagtcatttagcagacccttttatccaaagcgacttacaaatgaggacaaggaagcaatttacacaactataagcgcaacagtgaataagtgctataggctataagtttcaggtgtgtaaagtctaaaaagcaaagcattagaaatgtaatttttttttttggagagagagagagtacagttagtggtatagccagagaggcagttgcagattaggaaggaaagtgcaGACTAAATAGTTGattttttagtcgtttcttgaagacagcaagccactgtgctaCTATAAGCTACTGTGTACCTTCGAGGGTACTCTTCCACTGAAAACCTATCATTTCACACCTTTCTGATAGAGTAAGATGTTTGAATTGTCATTTGAATCTGGCAGACTGCCACCAGTGTCTAGTGGCTTGAACCGTTAAGGTTATGACGCACAATGTCTGTCTGGTGTACTCACTGTGGGTCTTGCGGGAAGACACAGGCGCACTCACTAGTAAACAGGCACGTGTTTGCACACACATCATTCACAAGCGCTTTGAAAATCACCACACAGCTGGCTCAAAAAGTACCCTGAATTCAACGGACCATAGGACAGGGCATAAACTAACTTTCACtattacaaattaataataacttttactgtttactttattttctatCCATTTATACATAAAATGTCCTTGTGACTTTTTGTGttgttatgtatgtatgtatgtatgtatgtgtgtatgaatgtatgtatgtgtgtatgtatgtatgtatgtatgtatgtatgtatgtatgtatgtatgtatgtgtgtatgtgtgtatgtatgtgtgtatgtatgtatgtgtgtatgtatgtatgtatgcatgtgtgaatgtttgtgtgtatgcatgcaccAGAGCTCCTGAAAACCACAAATAATTCCATGTGTATCTGCGCAGACTTG is a genomic window of Danio aesculapii chromosome 2, fDanAes4.1, whole genome shotgun sequence containing:
- the ccr9a gene encoding C-C chemokine receptor type 9a, which translates into the protein MMNATELITSLTPQTSDYEEYGDFSTTSDYGDNYDGFCPKSKVREFRRYYEPALYWMIVILGAIGNSLVVWIYANFKNRLKAMTDVYLLNLAVADLFFLCTLPFWAADSIYGWAFGSGLCKAVSAIYKINFFSSMFLLTCISVDRYIVIVQTTKAQNSKRSRLLYSKLICVLVWLLAALMSIPECLFARSKEDDESNTFCTMVYWNNENNRTKILVLALQICMGFCIPLVVMIFCYTNIIRTLLKTRNFQKHKALRVILAVVAVFVLSQLPYNGMLVFQATQAANMTVTNCTEAIRFDIAGQVMKSIAYMHSCLNPFLYAFVGVRFRKDVMRIFQNLGCLSNLKKSKLQGIPHRSSVMSDTDTTNALSL